One Methylophaga marina DNA window includes the following coding sequences:
- a CDS encoding PQQ-dependent sugar dehydrogenase has product MKLAKTLSAFALVFSSQFIAADITRDKDLTIEKLTTDISLGWGMDYLNNKTLLITSREGQLFQYDFDTHQTTEIQGLPEDILVEGQGGLFDVKHAPDFDKTGWIYFSYAKDVDGKGATTLARAKLDNNKLIDWQELLVTQSRTGNDVHYGGRITFDGQGHIFLSVGDRGERPNGQNLMTHAGSILRLNMDGTAASDNPFVGQDKALPEIWSYGHRNPQGLFYNQQTQQLWEIEHGPRGGDEINLIEAGKNYGWPEISYGKEYWAPLSVGHGTHQDGMEQPVKTYIPSIAPSSLIQYQSTLFPEWQGKLISGALSLQHLNIVSLNENNQVVDEQRLLDTLSSRIRNVIEAPDGALIISTDAGAVYRISPATSTKH; this is encoded by the coding sequence GTGAAACTCGCCAAGACACTCTCCGCGTTTGCCCTTGTTTTCAGTAGCCAGTTTATTGCTGCAGATATCACTCGGGATAAAGACCTGACCATCGAAAAGTTAACAACAGATATTTCTCTTGGTTGGGGAATGGATTATCTGAATAACAAAACCCTACTTATTACCAGTCGCGAGGGTCAGTTATTTCAATACGATTTTGACACACACCAAACAACGGAAATCCAAGGCTTACCTGAGGATATTTTGGTAGAGGGTCAAGGCGGTCTGTTTGATGTTAAACACGCGCCAGACTTTGATAAAACAGGCTGGATTTATTTCAGTTATGCCAAAGATGTCGATGGCAAAGGCGCTACTACCCTCGCCAGAGCTAAACTGGATAACAATAAACTCATCGACTGGCAAGAATTGCTGGTGACTCAATCTCGTACAGGCAACGACGTCCATTATGGTGGTCGTATTACTTTTGATGGTCAAGGTCATATTTTCCTGTCTGTGGGTGATCGTGGTGAGCGTCCAAACGGGCAAAATTTAATGACTCATGCCGGCAGCATTTTACGATTGAATATGGATGGCACTGCAGCATCTGATAATCCATTTGTCGGTCAAGACAAGGCTCTGCCTGAAATTTGGAGCTATGGCCACCGCAATCCTCAAGGTTTATTTTATAACCAACAAACTCAACAACTGTGGGAAATTGAACATGGACCACGCGGTGGTGATGAGATCAATTTAATCGAAGCCGGTAAAAACTACGGATGGCCAGAAATTTCTTACGGCAAAGAATACTGGGCGCCACTTTCCGTCGGCCATGGCACACATCAGGATGGTATGGAACAACCAGTGAAAACCTATATTCCATCTATCGCCCCCAGCAGCCTTATTCAATATCAGAGTACCTTGTTTCCTGAATGGCAAGGTAAACTCATTTCAGGCGCACTCAGCTTACAACATTTAAATATTGTCAGCCTTAATGAGAACAATCAAGTTGTTGACGAACAGCGTTTATTAGACACGCTCTCCAGCAGAATTCGCAACGTCATTGAAGCACCCGATGGCGCTTTAATCATCAGCACTGATGCTGGTGCTGTATATCGAATTTCACCTGCAACATCCACAAAACACTAG
- a CDS encoding protein adenylyltransferase SelO, with protein sequence MTQTTETNFTNGLLNWQFDNQFVQRLPADPETKNFRRQVLGACYSYVTPRTATSPTLLAYSTEMAQELGLSYEDCQSGLFTNVFVGNQKLRGMQPHAQCYGGHQFGNWAGQLGDGRAINLGEIIGESGQRWSIQLKGSGETPYSRSADGLAVLRSSVREFLCSEAMYHLGVPTTRALSLITTGDEVIRDMFYDGRPQSEPGAVVCRVAPSFLRLGSYEIFSAQSDIKTLKTLVDYTIESFFPHLGAPGKQTYLDWFQEVCERTADMVVDWMRVGFVHGVFNTDNTSVLGLTIDYGPYGWIDDYDPNWTPNTTDATGKRYRFGAQPQIAQWNLLQMANAIYPLIEDAEALRNILNDYVTLYTDKWQQMRADKLGLAAFNAADEELHQELNRIMQLTETDMTLFYRHLADVRIEDKDKTDDEILSPIMVAFYSPDALTQADKEDIAQWLRTYLGRVEEDGISDDKRQSKMNAINPKYVLRNYLSQLAIDKAEQGDPSLINELLDVMRHPYDEQPQYEQYAAKRPDWARNKPGCSMLSCSS encoded by the coding sequence ATGACACAGACAACTGAAACCAACTTTACTAATGGTCTGCTGAACTGGCAGTTTGATAATCAATTTGTTCAGCGTTTACCCGCCGATCCAGAAACAAAAAATTTCCGGCGACAAGTGTTGGGAGCTTGTTATTCATACGTCACACCAAGGACAGCCACATCCCCTACGCTGCTGGCTTATTCAACTGAGATGGCTCAGGAACTTGGCTTGAGTTATGAGGATTGTCAAAGTGGGTTATTTACAAACGTCTTTGTAGGCAATCAGAAACTCAGAGGCATGCAGCCTCATGCCCAATGTTATGGTGGTCACCAATTTGGCAATTGGGCTGGTCAACTGGGTGATGGTCGAGCGATCAATCTTGGTGAAATCATCGGTGAGTCGGGTCAACGTTGGAGCATACAACTTAAAGGCTCTGGTGAAACCCCTTACTCACGCTCTGCTGATGGTCTTGCTGTGTTACGTTCTTCGGTGCGAGAATTTTTATGTAGTGAAGCCATGTACCATCTTGGCGTGCCGACCACTCGTGCATTAAGCCTGATAACGACTGGTGACGAAGTCATTCGGGATATGTTTTACGATGGACGGCCACAAAGCGAACCCGGTGCTGTGGTGTGTCGGGTTGCCCCATCGTTTCTACGTCTCGGCAGTTACGAAATCTTCAGTGCCCAAAGCGATATTAAAACCTTAAAAACACTGGTTGATTACACCATCGAGTCTTTTTTCCCCCACTTAGGTGCACCAGGTAAGCAAACCTATTTAGACTGGTTCCAAGAAGTGTGTGAACGCACAGCCGATATGGTGGTGGACTGGATGCGAGTCGGTTTTGTGCATGGTGTTTTTAATACTGATAACACGTCTGTTCTTGGTCTCACCATTGACTATGGCCCTTATGGTTGGATTGATGACTACGATCCTAACTGGACCCCAAATACCACTGATGCTACCGGCAAACGTTATCGCTTTGGTGCTCAGCCACAAATTGCTCAGTGGAACCTATTACAAATGGCCAACGCTATCTATCCTTTAATAGAGGATGCTGAAGCCTTGAGAAACATTCTGAACGACTATGTCACGCTCTACACGGATAAATGGCAACAAATGCGGGCAGATAAATTAGGCTTAGCTGCGTTTAACGCAGCTGATGAAGAGTTACATCAAGAACTGAATCGTATCATGCAGCTCACCGAAACCGATATGACCCTATTCTATAGGCATTTAGCTGATGTCCGCATCGAAGATAAAGACAAAACCGATGATGAGATTCTTTCGCCTATCATGGTGGCTTTTTACTCACCGGATGCATTGACTCAAGCAGACAAAGAAGATATCGCACAATGGCTAAGAACCTATCTTGGTCGTGTTGAGGAAGACGGTATCAGCGATGACAAGCGACAGAGCAAAATGAATGCGATCAACCCGAAATATGTGTTGCGTAATTATTTGTCACAGCTGGCCATTGATAAGGCTGAGCAAGGTGATCCCAGTCTCATAAACGAACTATTAGATGTGATGCGCCATCCCTATGATGAGCAACCTCAATATGAACAATACGCTGCTAAACGCCCTGACTGGGCCAGGAACAAACCCGGCTGTTCAATGCTCTCATGTAGTTCATAG
- a CDS encoding metal-dependent hydrolase has translation MDTVTQALLGSAVGYMVAGKKAPRKAVLWGAAIAVLPDLDIFIPHENDLASMTLHRSWTHSWFVQTAVAPLLAMLFHRFDRNKTFSYLTWFLLTWLALTTHSALDGLTVYGTQLFWPLMPSPVSGGSVFIIDPAYSIPLLIGILTVLLSPDKTFSQKLMHYAFGFSCLYLTWGIFAQQWVEHEAETAFKEQGIEIDHMQVSATAFNTLLWRVIAVNDAHYYEGFHSLLEGNQPIILKTYPRGAELIDKVDHYPSYKRINWFTRGLFKLELQGNQVIASDLRMGMEPSYFFRFQIAEKQQQRFMPVTPNRFPSQSYRRDGVRWVWQRIWNPAVEFNPQLN, from the coding sequence ATGGATACAGTAACACAAGCTTTACTCGGTAGCGCCGTAGGATATATGGTCGCGGGCAAAAAAGCCCCACGAAAAGCGGTGTTATGGGGAGCAGCAATAGCTGTATTACCTGATTTAGATATTTTCATTCCTCATGAAAACGATTTAGCGTCCATGACTTTACATCGTAGCTGGACACATTCCTGGTTTGTACAGACAGCTGTTGCCCCTTTACTAGCCATGTTATTCCATCGTTTCGACCGTAATAAAACGTTTAGCTACCTTACATGGTTTCTCCTTACCTGGTTAGCTTTGACAACTCATTCCGCTCTTGATGGCCTCACCGTCTATGGCACACAGTTATTCTGGCCGCTCATGCCAAGCCCGGTCTCTGGCGGCAGCGTGTTTATTATCGACCCCGCTTACTCTATCCCCCTATTGATAGGTATTTTGACGGTGTTACTTTCTCCTGATAAAACATTTAGTCAAAAACTGATGCATTATGCTTTTGGCTTTAGTTGCTTATATCTGACGTGGGGAATATTTGCTCAGCAGTGGGTGGAACACGAAGCTGAAACGGCTTTCAAAGAACAAGGTATCGAGATTGACCACATGCAAGTTTCAGCAACGGCCTTTAACACGCTTTTGTGGCGAGTTATTGCTGTCAATGATGCTCATTACTACGAAGGGTTCCACTCTTTATTAGAAGGGAATCAGCCCATCATTTTGAAGACATACCCACGTGGTGCCGAACTCATCGATAAGGTAGATCATTATCCAAGCTATAAACGCATCAACTGGTTCACCCGTGGTTTATTCAAACTTGAGTTGCAAGGTAATCAAGTGATTGCTTCAGATTTACGTATGGGTATGGAGCCGAGTTATTTTTTCCGCTTTCAAATTGCCGAAAAACAACAGCAACGGTTTATGCCCGTTACGCCAAACCGGTTTCCAAGCCAGAGTTATCGACGGGATGGCGTGCGTTGGGTGTGGCAACGTATCTGGAATCCGGCTGTAGAATTCAATCCACAGCTGAATTAG
- a CDS encoding tetratricopeptide repeat protein, with product MKKNAPLRPVSQAEIQPIVNALNAGQLAIAESMSKKLLKQFPNAFVLHNLYGNALAGQNKTKEAVDAFRKAIKIDPSIAEMHFNVAALLTNMNRHEEAIQSYKKAVSIKPGLVDAYYNMGIAHQALKQYPQASQNYQKAIDLEPGFYEAIVNLGVVLQEQGMLVEAIDSYKRALTIHSDAQIYFNLGTAYKNQGKLGEAITAYNKALELNPNYADVHRSVGEVLRDQGRYEESVAAYKRALELNPDLPMANYSLAVYLYDSGDLQGALEHFQRSQYADWQERSLYCLYKTGQFEEFKNGLDALKRSKDNSPFLATLAGHYAENFGTENDYNFCKNPLDFVFHTEIPELKNNSEFLNQLLNDIDTCDVDEKSQGRLYNGVQSSGNLFKRPEASFRQLAEYVAQAVERYRQTFAGENCQFVKGFPKTTEFASSWYVKMKSGGHLTSHIHEEGWVSGSLYLSLPKNKQHEHEGSIELSTHGDDYPKKHDNFPTKTIAPEVGDLVMFPSSCFHRTIPFSSDEERICIAFDLKPM from the coding sequence ATGAAAAAAAACGCCCCTTTAAGACCAGTCTCTCAAGCAGAAATTCAACCCATTGTGAATGCATTAAACGCTGGTCAGTTAGCTATAGCAGAATCCATGTCGAAGAAATTGTTAAAGCAGTTTCCCAATGCGTTTGTTTTACATAACCTCTATGGCAATGCGCTTGCGGGACAAAATAAAACCAAAGAGGCTGTCGACGCTTTTCGCAAAGCGATAAAAATTGATCCAAGTATTGCTGAGATGCATTTTAATGTGGCAGCGCTGCTGACCAATATGAATCGTCATGAAGAAGCCATTCAAAGTTATAAAAAAGCCGTTAGTATCAAGCCTGGTTTGGTCGACGCTTATTATAATATGGGCATAGCTCATCAAGCCTTAAAACAATATCCCCAAGCAAGCCAGAATTATCAAAAAGCGATCGATCTGGAACCTGGCTTTTATGAAGCCATAGTGAACTTGGGGGTTGTTTTACAAGAGCAGGGCATGTTGGTAGAAGCTATCGACTCATACAAGCGGGCATTGACTATTCATTCGGATGCTCAGATTTATTTCAACCTAGGCACAGCCTACAAAAACCAAGGCAAATTAGGTGAAGCCATTACTGCGTATAACAAAGCATTAGAACTTAACCCGAATTATGCTGATGTGCATCGTAGTGTGGGTGAAGTTTTACGTGATCAAGGCCGCTATGAAGAATCCGTTGCTGCCTATAAACGGGCCTTAGAACTCAATCCTGATTTACCGATGGCAAACTATAGTTTGGCGGTTTACCTTTATGATAGTGGTGATTTGCAGGGTGCCTTGGAGCATTTTCAGCGCTCACAATATGCTGACTGGCAGGAGCGATCCTTATATTGTCTGTATAAAACAGGGCAATTTGAGGAGTTTAAAAACGGGCTTGATGCATTAAAACGCAGTAAAGATAACTCGCCATTTTTAGCCACACTGGCTGGTCATTATGCTGAAAACTTCGGCACCGAGAACGATTACAACTTCTGTAAAAACCCATTGGATTTTGTCTTTCATACCGAAATCCCGGAGTTGAAAAACAATAGTGAATTTCTGAATCAACTCCTGAATGATATTGATACTTGTGATGTGGATGAAAAGTCGCAGGGAAGACTCTATAACGGTGTGCAGTCTTCTGGGAATTTATTTAAACGCCCTGAAGCTTCCTTCCGACAATTGGCTGAATATGTCGCTCAAGCAGTGGAACGGTATCGTCAAACATTTGCAGGTGAAAACTGCCAGTTTGTGAAAGGGTTTCCTAAAACTACCGAGTTCGCCAGCTCCTGGTATGTGAAAATGAAAAGTGGTGGTCATCTCACTTCTCATATTCACGAAGAAGGCTGGGTCAGCGGTTCGCTGTATTTGTCATTACCAAAAAATAAACAGCACGAACATGAAGGTAGTATTGAGCTAAGCACGCATGGCGACGACTACCCCAAAAAACACGACAATTTCCCCACCAAAACCATTGCCCCGGAAGTCGGCGACCTGGTGATGTTTCCCTCATCCTGTTTCCATCGCACCATTCCATTCAGCTCAGATGAAGAACGTATTTGTATTGCGTTTGATTTGAAGCCAATGTGA